The Ignatzschineria rhizosphaerae genome contains a region encoding:
- a CDS encoding flavin monoamine oxidase family protein translates to MESKNWTRRDLLKVIGATAGGAVLYQAMTSLGFANESHFKGAPHLTNAPKGAKVLILGSGMAGLVAAHELLKSGYDVELLEFNDRVGGRSWSIRGGDTYTELGGETQHCQFDKGLYLNPGPWRIPYHHHGYLHYAREFGVLMQPFNQFNQNAYLHNSKAFGGKPQRYKHIMTDFKGATNELLAKAINQNALDEALTNENKEQLLEALKTWGALDKDYRYTAASGSPYRGWAEDANAIHDNIPSEPIKLDDILTSNLWQSLSVPFDYEYAPSIFQPVGGMDQLPKAIAKTFPERITFKAKVTKIIQDEKGVTVTYQDLANNNQEKEVKADWCVCTIPFSVLSQIENNLNNKIKDGIADIHYGASFKAGIQFKRRFWEEDEHIYGGITYTDLPIGQMSYPSNDFLSKGKGVVLSSYLFGSEAFKFSSLTPKARLQKVFNDVKAIHPQAAAEFDNGFSVAWHKSPFTLGCYGLWTPDKRNQYFKTVTTMDNRIVLAGEHLSYIPAWQEGAILSSLEAIRQLHIAATSTK, encoded by the coding sequence ATGGAAAGTAAAAATTGGACTAGAAGAGATCTATTGAAAGTTATTGGCGCAACCGCTGGTGGTGCGGTGTTGTATCAAGCGATGACATCACTTGGATTTGCAAATGAGAGTCATTTTAAAGGCGCTCCTCATTTAACAAATGCGCCAAAAGGAGCAAAGGTACTTATTTTAGGCTCAGGAATGGCAGGTTTAGTTGCGGCACATGAATTATTAAAAAGTGGCTATGATGTAGAACTACTAGAATTTAATGATCGAGTAGGGGGAAGATCATGGTCTATCCGTGGTGGAGATACTTATACTGAACTTGGTGGCGAAACACAGCATTGCCAATTTGATAAAGGTTTATACCTCAATCCTGGTCCTTGGCGAATTCCTTATCATCACCATGGATACTTACATTACGCTCGTGAGTTTGGTGTTTTAATGCAACCCTTTAATCAGTTTAATCAAAATGCCTATCTGCATAATTCTAAGGCTTTTGGCGGTAAGCCTCAGCGTTATAAGCATATTATGACGGATTTTAAAGGTGCGACAAATGAGCTTTTAGCAAAAGCCATTAATCAAAATGCTTTAGATGAAGCCTTGACGAATGAGAATAAAGAACAGCTTCTAGAAGCATTAAAAACTTGGGGGGCGTTAGATAAAGATTATCGATATACAGCTGCTAGTGGGTCGCCTTATCGTGGCTGGGCAGAGGATGCCAATGCTATTCATGATAATATCCCTTCCGAACCCATTAAGCTTGATGATATCTTAACTTCTAATCTTTGGCAGAGCTTAAGTGTGCCTTTTGATTATGAATATGCACCATCCATCTTCCAACCTGTGGGTGGGATGGATCAGTTGCCTAAAGCGATTGCAAAAACGTTTCCCGAGAGAATCACCTTTAAAGCAAAAGTGACAAAAATTATCCAAGATGAAAAAGGTGTAACGGTAACCTATCAAGATCTTGCCAATAACAATCAAGAGAAAGAGGTTAAAGCTGATTGGTGCGTTTGTACGATTCCATTTTCCGTATTATCCCAAATTGAAAATAACCTCAATAACAAGATTAAAGATGGGATTGCTGATATTCACTATGGTGCCTCTTTCAAAGCTGGGATTCAATTTAAACGAAGATTCTGGGAAGAAGATGAACATATCTATGGGGGCATTACCTATACAGATCTTCCTATAGGACAAATGTCATATCCTAGTAATGACTTTTTATCTAAAGGTAAAGGCGTTGTACTATCCTCTTACCTATTTGGCTCCGAGGCTTTTAAATTCTCATCATTAACCCCAAAAGCGCGGCTACAAAAGGTCTTTAATGATGTAAAAGCCATTCACCCACAGGCAGCAGCAGAATTTGATAATGGGTTTTCTGTCGCCTGGCATAAGTCTCCCTTTACATTAGGTTGCTATGGTTTATGGACGCCAGATAAGCGTAATCAATATTTTAAAACAGTAACCACAATGGATAATCGGATTGTGCTTGCTGGTGAGCATCTCTCTTATATTCCTGCCTGGCAAGAAGGGGCGATTCTTTCCTCATTAGAAGCGATTCGTCAACTTCATATTGCCGCAACTTCAACAAAATAA
- a CDS encoding disulfide bond formation protein B: protein MMAVIAAILTAAMTLQYANGELPCPLCLLQRAAMFGVCFGIMQQFKHGYSYRNTGISLIFSLLLLIISVRQTLLDIYPRPGHEYIGSAVFGIHMPVWSIFIATCLILALALQLLIWGSETQWQEKTVTKFPVLKILATILSIYVIVIGSINFISVGVQCKFNECHTFSYQLLDHK, encoded by the coding sequence ATGATGGCGGTCATAGCCGCAATTTTAACAGCGGCTATGACACTACAATATGCTAATGGGGAACTACCATGTCCATTATGTTTACTACAACGAGCTGCGATGTTCGGTGTATGCTTTGGAATTATGCAACAATTTAAACATGGCTATTCATACCGTAATACAGGAATTAGTCTGATTTTTTCTTTGCTTTTGCTCATTATTTCCGTTCGTCAAACACTACTTGATATCTATCCTCGCCCAGGGCATGAATATATTGGCAGTGCAGTCTTTGGAATACATATGCCCGTATGGTCTATTTTCATTGCAACATGCCTAATTCTTGCACTAGCTCTACAATTACTTATATGGGGTAGTGAAACTCAATGGCAGGAAAAAACTGTAACGAAATTTCCTGTTTTAAAAATTCTCGCAACTATTCTTAGTATTTATGTGATTGTTATTGGATCCATTAACTTCATATCCGTAGGTGTTCAATGTAAGTTTAATGAATGCCATACATTTAGCTATCAGTTACTTGATCACAAATAA
- a CDS encoding 3-hydroxyacyl-CoA dehydrogenase, translating to MKYKNITVAGSGVLGSQIAFQTAYKGFSVTVYDINEEALDKAKDRILKLKPLYEKDLGASAKELDDAYALMEFNSNLEEAVRDADLVIEAIPEVLEIKKDFYTKLGKLAPAKAIFATNSSTLLPSQFADATGRPEQFLALHFANQIWTNNTAEIMKHSGTNPTVFNDIVDFAKAIGMVPIKVNKEQPGYVLNSLLVPFLKAAQLLLVKEVADPETIDKTWMIATGAPLGPFAIMDIIGLNTQYNIAKTQAAEEDCPDLAKLVALFKTEYIDKGKMGRATGEGFYKYPNPRFEDPDFLKE from the coding sequence ATGAAATATAAAAACATTACAGTAGCAGGAAGCGGGGTTTTAGGAAGCCAGATTGCTTTTCAAACAGCTTATAAAGGTTTCTCTGTAACCGTATACGATATTAATGAAGAAGCTTTAGATAAGGCTAAAGATCGGATTTTAAAGCTAAAACCTTTATATGAAAAAGACCTAGGTGCATCAGCTAAAGAATTAGATGATGCTTATGCTCTAATGGAGTTTAATAGTAATTTAGAGGAGGCTGTTAGGGATGCAGATCTTGTTATTGAAGCTATTCCGGAAGTATTAGAAATTAAGAAAGATTTTTATACTAAGCTTGGAAAATTAGCACCTGCTAAAGCAATCTTTGCCACAAACTCTTCTACACTATTACCTAGTCAATTTGCAGATGCTACAGGTCGCCCTGAGCAGTTTTTAGCATTACATTTTGCCAACCAAATCTGGACAAATAATACAGCTGAAATCATGAAACATTCCGGTACTAATCCAACAGTGTTTAATGATATTGTCGATTTTGCTAAGGCGATTGGTATGGTGCCAATCAAAGTAAATAAAGAGCAACCTGGCTATGTTTTAAACTCTCTGCTCGTTCCTTTTTTAAAGGCAGCACAATTACTCTTAGTCAAAGAAGTAGCAGATCCCGAAACAATTGATAAAACTTGGATGATTGCGACAGGCGCACCACTTGGACCATTTGCAATTATGGATATTATAGGGCTCAATACCCAATATAATATTGCTAAAACGCAAGCAGCTGAAGAAGATTGCCCTGATTTAGCTAAGCTTGTAGCACTATTTAAAACAGAATATATCGATAAAGGAAAAATGGGACGAGCGACTGGTGAAGGCTTTTATAAATACCCTAACCCTCGATTTGAGGATCCTGACTTTTTAAAAGAATAA
- a CDS encoding nitrate reductase subunit alpha: protein MSHFLDRLNFLSKAKETFSDNHGAVVTEDRTWEKAYRQRWQHDKVVRSTHGVNCTGSCSWKVFVKSGLITWEMQQTDYPRTRPDLPNHEPRGCPRGASYSWYVYSTQRVKYPMLRSELAKMWREKRQTLDPISAWNEISQNPESATRYKERRGLGGFVRTSWDEAYEIIAAANAFTIKEFGPDRIFGFSPIPAMSMVSYAAGSRYLSLIGGVPLSFYDWYCDLPPSSPQVWGEQTDVAESADWYNANYLMVWGSNVPMTRTPDAHFYTEVRYKGTKTVAVAPDYGEMVKFSDIWMNPKQGTDAAMAMAMGHVILKEFHLENPSAYFVDYCRRLTDMPVLVTLEKSGDRWVPSYYLRASHLDNNLNETNNPEWKTLVIDEKSGDIVAPKGSIGFRWGEKGRWNLKSESADNTEIQAQLTLKEQHDEILGVTFDYFGGKDATETIVRNIPVKTIQTADGNTTYVTTVFDLLAASYGVDRGFGGTGVAKNYMEDIPYTPKWQEKHTGVKPELVIQVAREFAQNAHDTNGRSMVIVGAGLNHWYHMDMTYRGIINMLMMCGCIGQSGGGWAHYVGQEKLRPQTGWAPLAFAADWVRPARQMNGTSFFYAHTSQWRHERLGLDEVIAPSHQGDMANMTMLDYNAKAERLGWLPSAPQLGENPIEITKQAKAAGKDPISFAVERLKDGSLDMACNDPDNPKNFPRNLFVWRSNILGSSGKGHEYFLKYLLGTQNALLSEEEDCLKPESIKVRPAAEGKLDLLTVLDFRMSTTCLYADIVLPTATWYEKDDLNTSDMHPFIHPLSEAVQPLWESKTDWNIYRDLAKKFDEIAGDYLGTQEDLILTPLMHDTPQELGQPFDAKDWKLGECEPIPGKTMPAITIVERDYSTIYEKFTSIGPLLESIGNGGKGISWNTENEVKFLKALNKTQHKGIAEGQPKIHSAIDAAEMILTLAPETNGHVAVKAWEALSENTGIDHTHLALPREHDTIRFRDIQVQPRKIISSPTWSGLESEEVSYNAGYTNVHELIPWRTITGRQQFYQDHQWMRAFGEGLTVYKPPVDLKTTEKVLGKYGNGNPEITLNFITPHQKWGIHSTYSDNIRMLTLSRGGPHIWVSEGDAKKAGLVDNDWVEVFNVNGTLTARVIVSQRIPDGLTMMYHAQEKIINVPGAEVSGKRGGIHNSVTKIVMKPTHMIGGYAQLSWGFNYYGTVGTNRDEFVVIRKMKNVDWMDEPETASSQKTASQA, encoded by the coding sequence ATGAGTCATTTCTTAGATCGATTAAATTTTTTAAGCAAAGCCAAAGAGACTTTCTCTGATAATCATGGCGCAGTAGTCACAGAAGACCGCACATGGGAAAAAGCTTACAGACAGCGTTGGCAGCACGATAAAGTGGTCCGTTCAACCCATGGGGTAAACTGCACGGGCTCTTGTAGCTGGAAGGTTTTTGTTAAAAGTGGGCTCATTACTTGGGAGATGCAGCAGACAGATTATCCAAGAACTCGCCCAGACCTTCCTAATCATGAGCCAAGAGGCTGCCCTCGAGGGGCTTCTTACAGTTGGTATGTTTATTCCACACAGCGCGTTAAATACCCAATGCTTAGATCTGAGCTTGCAAAAATGTGGCGAGAAAAACGCCAAACATTAGATCCTATTTCAGCTTGGAATGAGATCTCTCAAAATCCTGAATCAGCAACGCGTTATAAAGAGCGCCGAGGTTTAGGCGGTTTTGTGCGAACTTCATGGGATGAAGCGTATGAAATTATTGCCGCGGCTAATGCTTTTACGATTAAAGAGTTTGGACCTGATAGAATTTTTGGATTCTCACCAATTCCGGCGATGTCGATGGTGAGCTATGCTGCTGGATCTCGTTATTTGAGCTTAATTGGGGGTGTTCCGCTCTCTTTTTATGATTGGTATTGTGACCTTCCGCCATCAAGTCCTCAAGTTTGGGGAGAGCAAACAGACGTTGCTGAGTCCGCAGATTGGTATAACGCCAATTATCTTATGGTGTGGGGCTCTAATGTGCCAATGACTAGAACACCCGATGCACACTTTTATACCGAAGTGCGCTATAAAGGGACAAAAACGGTTGCTGTAGCGCCTGATTATGGCGAAATGGTGAAATTTAGTGATATCTGGATGAACCCCAAGCAAGGAACCGATGCGGCAATGGCAATGGCGATGGGTCATGTCATTTTAAAAGAGTTCCATTTAGAAAACCCTTCTGCTTACTTTGTTGATTATTGCCGCCGATTAACCGACATGCCGGTGTTAGTAACGCTTGAAAAATCAGGGGATAGATGGGTTCCAAGCTATTACCTTAGAGCCAGTCACTTAGATAATAACCTTAATGAAACCAATAATCCTGAATGGAAAACACTTGTTATTGATGAAAAAAGTGGTGATATTGTAGCCCCTAAAGGTTCTATCGGGTTTAGATGGGGAGAAAAGGGGCGTTGGAACTTAAAATCTGAAAGCGCTGATAACACTGAGATCCAAGCACAACTAACCCTTAAAGAACAACATGATGAAATCCTAGGCGTTACCTTTGATTACTTTGGTGGCAAAGATGCAACTGAAACAATTGTGCGCAATATTCCTGTTAAAACAATACAAACTGCAGACGGTAATACAACTTATGTAACAACCGTATTTGATCTCTTAGCGGCAAGTTATGGGGTTGATCGTGGCTTTGGTGGTACGGGAGTCGCGAAAAATTATATGGAAGACATTCCTTATACACCCAAATGGCAGGAGAAACATACCGGTGTTAAGCCTGAATTAGTGATTCAAGTTGCTAGAGAATTTGCGCAAAATGCTCATGACACCAATGGCCGAAGTATGGTGATAGTAGGTGCTGGATTAAACCATTGGTATCACATGGATATGACCTATCGCGGCATTATTAATATGTTAATGATGTGCGGTTGTATTGGTCAAAGTGGTGGTGGATGGGCCCACTATGTTGGACAAGAAAAGCTAAGACCACAAACAGGCTGGGCACCCCTTGCATTTGCCGCAGACTGGGTTCGCCCTGCTCGTCAAATGAATGGGACATCCTTTTTTTATGCACACACAAGCCAATGGCGTCATGAGCGTTTAGGCTTAGATGAAGTGATCGCACCGAGCCATCAAGGTGATATGGCAAATATGACGATGCTCGATTATAACGCAAAAGCTGAACGTTTAGGTTGGTTACCATCTGCGCCGCAATTGGGGGAAAACCCCATAGAAATTACCAAGCAAGCGAAAGCTGCAGGGAAAGATCCGATTAGCTTTGCCGTAGAGCGCCTAAAAGATGGCTCTTTAGATATGGCATGTAATGATCCTGATAATCCAAAGAATTTCCCGAGAAACCTCTTTGTCTGGCGCTCGAATATCTTAGGATCTTCCGGTAAAGGACATGAGTATTTCCTTAAATATCTTTTAGGAACCCAAAATGCCCTATTAAGCGAAGAAGAAGATTGCTTAAAACCTGAATCAATTAAAGTCAGACCCGCAGCTGAAGGAAAACTCGATCTTTTAACGGTCTTAGACTTTAGGATGTCAACGACCTGTCTTTATGCTGATATCGTTTTACCAACAGCGACATGGTATGAAAAAGATGACTTAAATACCTCGGATATGCATCCCTTCATTCATCCTTTAAGCGAGGCTGTTCAGCCTCTTTGGGAGAGTAAAACGGATTGGAATATTTACCGAGATCTTGCGAAAAAGTTTGATGAAATTGCCGGTGATTATCTTGGTACACAAGAGGATCTCATCTTAACGCCTTTAATGCATGATACGCCGCAAGAACTGGGACAACCTTTTGATGCAAAAGATTGGAAGCTTGGTGAATGTGAACCTATTCCAGGAAAAACCATGCCGGCAATAACCATTGTTGAACGTGATTATAGTACGATTTATGAAAAATTCACCTCAATAGGTCCGCTCCTTGAAAGCATCGGTAATGGCGGAAAAGGAATTAGCTGGAACACAGAAAATGAAGTTAAATTCCTTAAAGCGCTTAATAAGACCCAGCATAAAGGAATTGCCGAAGGACAACCGAAGATCCATAGCGCTATTGATGCGGCAGAAATGATCTTAACGCTTGCTCCTGAAACCAATGGTCATGTGGCAGTAAAAGCCTGGGAAGCCCTTTCTGAAAATACCGGAATTGATCATACTCATTTAGCATTGCCACGTGAGCATGACACGATTCGCTTTAGAGATATTCAAGTACAACCTCGCAAGATTATCTCCTCCCCCACTTGGTCAGGACTTGAAAGTGAGGAGGTGAGCTATAACGCAGGTTATACCAATGTGCATGAACTTATTCCATGGCGCACCATTACTGGTCGTCAGCAGTTTTATCAAGATCACCAATGGATGCGAGCATTTGGGGAGGGATTGACGGTTTATAAACCCCCTGTTGATCTTAAAACAACCGAAAAGGTATTAGGAAAATACGGCAACGGTAACCCTGAAATTACGCTGAACTTTATTACCCCGCATCAAAAATGGGGAATTCACAGTACTTATTCTGACAATATCCGAATGTTAACCCTTTCTCGTGGAGGACCTCATATTTGGGTTTCTGAAGGGGATGCTAAAAAGGCAGGATTAGTCGATAACGATTGGGTTGAGGTCTTTAACGTCAATGGAACTTTAACGGCACGTGTGATTGTTAGCCAAAGAATCCCAGATGGCTTAACCATGATGTATCACGCGCAAGAGAAGATTATTAATGTTCCCGGCGCTGAGGTTTCTGGAAAGCGCGGGGGGATTCATAACTCAGTGACTAAAATTGTCATGAAACCCACCCATATGATCGGGGGTTATGCGCAGCTTTCATGGGGCTTTAACTACTATGGCACCGTGGGGACAAATCGTGATGAGTTTGTCGTTATTCGTAAAATGAAAAATGTGGATTGGATGGATGAACCAGAAACCGCATCTTCACAAAAAACAGCATCACAGGCTTAA
- a CDS encoding c-type cytochrome, whose product MKNLLLMIAFVLPIVSYADGTGLPMKANDYGTDGQEIYNSLCASCHMVDGKGAKGAGFYPSLVKNPKLESPIYIQDVVLYGVHAMPSIGGLLDDTQIANVINYVRTHFDNHYTDKVSPSDITKLRAPNYQYDTAFE is encoded by the coding sequence ATGAAAAATTTACTTTTAATGATTGCATTTGTATTACCTATTGTCAGTTACGCAGATGGAACAGGATTGCCGATGAAAGCTAATGATTACGGCACAGATGGGCAGGAGATCTATAATTCTTTATGTGCAAGTTGCCATATGGTTGATGGGAAAGGGGCAAAGGGGGCAGGATTTTACCCAAGTCTTGTTAAAAATCCAAAACTAGAATCCCCCATCTATATTCAAGATGTAGTCCTTTACGGCGTTCATGCAATGCCTTCTATTGGTGGTTTATTAGATGATACGCAAATTGCGAATGTTATTAATTATGTGCGAACGCATTTTGATAATCACTATACCGATAAAGTCTCTCCTAGTGATATTACAAAATTGAGAGCGCCTAATTATCAATATGATACCGCATTTGAGTAA
- a CDS encoding MFS transporter produces MRTLDHWQPENSEFWATKGRQIARRNLWISVFALMLAFAIWQVWSVTVVKLPSIGFRYSANQLFWLAAIPALSGATLRIFYSFVIPFFGGQRWTAFSTATLLIPAIGIGIAVQNPQTPYSTMLILALLCGFGGANFSSSMSNISYFFPKKEKGGALGINGGLGNLGVSVVQLVIPLIITVGVFGVLGGKPQVIMQNGIETKIWLQNAGYIWVPFILLSTLLAFFGMDNIAGQNRSIKSQLVIFKRPHTWLLCWVYIGAFGSFIGFSAAFPLLTSQSFPAIDPIKLAFIGPFLGAIGRVIGGMLSDKIRPSFVTAFSYIMMIIGVIGVILFLPKNGSAGSFIGFFISFLFLFAFSGIASGSVFAQAPRVFMQSHQYKTKDPALAEQKAIQESATVVGFMGAVGAFGGFFIPKSFGSSIAATGSAELALIIFIIFYLSCLLLNYGFYTRRKAITKC; encoded by the coding sequence ATGAGAACATTAGATCACTGGCAACCAGAAAATAGCGAATTTTGGGCAACAAAGGGACGACAAATTGCCCGCAGAAATCTTTGGATTTCAGTATTTGCACTCATGCTGGCTTTTGCAATATGGCAAGTCTGGAGTGTTACTGTTGTTAAATTACCCTCTATCGGTTTTCGCTATAGCGCTAATCAGCTTTTTTGGTTAGCGGCAATTCCGGCACTATCTGGCGCTACATTAAGAATATTTTACTCGTTTGTCATTCCCTTTTTTGGGGGACAAAGGTGGACAGCATTCTCAACGGCGACTCTTTTAATTCCTGCAATTGGAATTGGTATTGCCGTACAAAATCCACAAACGCCATACAGTACGATGTTAATTTTGGCACTATTATGCGGATTTGGGGGCGCTAATTTTAGCTCCTCGATGTCTAATATCAGTTATTTTTTCCCAAAAAAAGAGAAAGGCGGTGCGTTAGGGATTAACGGTGGGCTTGGAAACCTTGGCGTATCTGTTGTGCAATTAGTTATTCCTTTAATTATCACGGTAGGTGTTTTTGGCGTATTAGGCGGCAAGCCTCAAGTCATTATGCAAAATGGTATTGAAACCAAAATTTGGCTACAAAATGCCGGTTATATTTGGGTGCCGTTTATTCTTCTTAGCACGTTACTAGCATTTTTTGGAATGGATAATATTGCCGGACAAAATCGATCCATTAAATCTCAACTCGTGATTTTTAAAAGACCTCATACTTGGCTACTGTGCTGGGTATATATCGGGGCTTTTGGCTCCTTTATCGGATTCTCTGCGGCATTTCCGCTTCTAACCTCTCAATCTTTTCCGGCAATTGATCCTATTAAATTAGCCTTTATAGGACCTTTTCTAGGAGCAATTGGGCGCGTGATAGGGGGAATGCTCTCAGATAAAATTCGGCCCTCTTTTGTCACCGCTTTTAGCTATATCATGATGATAATAGGGGTTATTGGGGTTATTCTCTTTTTACCCAAAAATGGAAGTGCCGGGAGTTTCATAGGCTTTTTTATCAGTTTCCTTTTTCTATTTGCTTTTAGCGGAATTGCAAGCGGTTCTGTATTTGCGCAAGCGCCCCGCGTTTTTATGCAATCTCATCAATATAAAACTAAAGATCCTGCATTAGCGGAGCAAAAAGCTATTCAAGAGTCTGCCACTGTTGTGGGTTTTATGGGCGCTGTTGGAGCTTTTGGTGGCTTTTTTATCCCTAAAAGTTTTGGCTCATCCATTGCCGCAACAGGAAGTGCTGAACTTGCGTTAATCATTTTTATTATCTTTTATCTCTCTTGTCTACTGCTTAACTACGGCTTTTACACTAGAAGAAAAGCCATTACTAAATGCTAG
- a CDS encoding AEC family transporter, which yields MISTIITALLPIFLTVLLGYFAGKQHKFNADQGAILNKMVMLYALPLSLFSGMLANKRSQVLQLEWVFLLLALAFIVGYIIVFFISYKIFKREIKVAVLQALAITCPSVPFVGTPVLGYIYGDISIIPIAISALIMNLFQVPFAIYILSMDENSDNRSLKAIGNNIKKTFIEPVVWAPITAFILLIANVSIPDNIRSAFQLLGNASSGVALFSAGIMMYSYQVTFSKNVAISVVSKNFLLPIAIALVGFLLNIKPDYLNISVIIVAIPSATISTILAIQYKVAEKEMTSTLFYSIIVSVVSMSLFLALFH from the coding sequence ATGATTTCAACCATTATCACAGCCCTTTTACCTATTTTTTTAACGGTCTTGTTAGGATATTTCGCAGGAAAACAGCATAAATTTAATGCCGATCAAGGGGCGATTTTAAACAAAATGGTGATGCTTTACGCTTTACCACTATCTCTTTTCTCCGGAATGTTAGCGAATAAGCGCTCTCAAGTATTACAGTTAGAGTGGGTATTTCTCTTATTGGCCCTAGCATTTATAGTGGGATATATTATTGTTTTTTTTATCTCCTATAAGATCTTCAAACGGGAGATTAAAGTCGCTGTTTTACAAGCTCTAGCAATTACTTGTCCCTCTGTTCCTTTTGTTGGAACGCCTGTCTTGGGATACATTTATGGAGATATTAGTATTATACCCATAGCAATATCGGCCCTGATCATGAACTTATTTCAGGTACCCTTTGCGATTTATATCCTATCAATGGATGAAAATAGCGATAACCGGTCATTAAAAGCAATTGGTAATAATATTAAGAAAACATTTATCGAGCCTGTTGTTTGGGCTCCTATTACTGCCTTTATATTGCTAATTGCTAATGTCTCTATTCCTGATAATATCAGGTCAGCCTTTCAGCTCTTAGGGAACGCATCTAGTGGTGTAGCGCTCTTTTCTGCCGGAATTATGATGTACTCTTATCAGGTGACATTTTCTAAGAATGTCGCAATATCAGTTGTTTCTAAAAATTTCTTATTGCCGATAGCAATCGCTTTAGTAGGATTTTTATTAAATATAAAACCTGACTATTTAAATATATCGGTCATTATTGTGGCTATTCCTTCAGCAACTATTAGTACAATTTTAGCTATTCAATACAAAGTTGCCGAGAAAGAGATGACTTCAACCCTCTTTTATAGCATTATTGTTTCGGTAGTCTCTATGAGTCTATTTTTGGCACTGTTTCACTAG
- a CDS encoding VapD, translating into MSRYLIILDIDTNHLVKKFHTNIDEACVCIRKILENHGFRNIQGIVYVGNQGIGETHATIAIQEVAYRYEWFNSCVSNIRFYRIENELKAQFISDRAHEAKLAAQTRLELLRKNLIKSGLSEIQIEKVLIEQY; encoded by the coding sequence ATGAGCCGTTATTTAATAATTTTAGATATAGATACCAATCATTTGGTAAAAAAATTTCATACAAATATTGATGAGGCTTGTGTTTGTATTAGAAAAATTTTAGAAAATCATGGTTTTAGAAATATTCAAGGCATTGTATATGTAGGCAATCAAGGAATTGGAGAAACACATGCTACCATTGCAATCCAAGAAGTCGCTTATAGATACGAGTGGTTTAACTCCTGTGTATCAAACATACGGTTTTACCGTATCGAAAATGAACTTAAGGCGCAATTTATTTCTGATAGAGCTCATGAAGCCAAGCTAGCAGCTCAGACTAGGTTAGAACTATTAAGAAAAAATTTAATTAAAAGTGGACTAAGTGAAATTCAAATAGAAAAAGTTCTAATCGAACAGTATTAA
- a CDS encoding sulfite exporter TauE/SafE family protein has protein sequence MIDIALLTAVFIVGFNGSLHCVGMCGPIVGILGMNTETNSHGKKIGTAICYNLGRITTYMGLGLIAMILSIAMKDLKPLQIIVRYFAGIVMLFVALQLIGFPQFLAFIEKPLHKLSRPISQLTRKFFPIKTLFGAYTAGLAWGLLPCGMVYAAFAMSLGAKGFLGAPLAMLLFGLGTLPMMLTLSISGNFFGGLFSSPNARRIAGGLVFIMTIFYMGSMLMADLGKGGHAHHDHGSHAGMDHSNMDHSNMDHSSMDHSNMDHSNMDHSNMDHSNMDHSNMDHSNMDHSNMDH, from the coding sequence ATGATTGATATTGCGCTACTAACGGCAGTATTTATAGTGGGGTTTAATGGATCGTTACACTGCGTTGGTATGTGTGGTCCCATTGTCGGTATCTTGGGGATGAATACTGAAACCAATAGTCATGGTAAGAAGATAGGAACGGCTATTTGTTACAACCTTGGGCGCATCACAACATATATGGGATTAGGGCTTATTGCCATGATACTGAGTATCGCAATGAAAGATCTAAAACCTCTGCAAATCATCGTACGTTATTTTGCCGGAATTGTAATGTTATTTGTGGCATTACAGCTTATAGGATTCCCTCAATTTTTAGCCTTTATTGAAAAACCTCTACATAAACTATCTCGTCCGATCTCACAATTAACGCGGAAGTTTTTCCCTATAAAAACGTTATTTGGCGCTTATACTGCAGGACTTGCTTGGGGGTTATTACCATGCGGAATGGTTTACGCTGCATTTGCCATGAGTTTAGGGGCAAAAGGCTTTTTAGGAGCGCCGCTTGCGATGTTACTTTTTGGGTTAGGAACGCTCCCTATGATGCTGACATTGAGTATTTCAGGAAACTTTTTTGGTGGGCTTTTCTCATCTCCTAATGCCAGAAGAATTGCCGGTGGGTTAGTTTTTATCATGACAATATTTTATATGGGATCCATGTTAATGGCTGATTTAGGAAAAGGCGGGCATGCCCATCATGATCATGGTAGCCATGCCGGAATGGATCACTCGAATATGGATCATTCGAACATGGATCATTCGAGCATGGATCATTCGAATATGGATCATTCGAATATGGATCATTCGAATATGGATCATTCGAATATGGATCATTCGAATATGGATCATTCGAATATGGATCATTCGAATATGGATCACTAA